Genomic window (uncultured Flavobacterium sp.):
TATTATATAGAAATTCCTTTACCAAGACACTCATAATTAAGTTTTTACCTGATTCTGACTGCCACTTCGCTCCCATTTGTCCCTTTCCTTTTGTCTGATTTTCAGCTGTTACGACGGTGAAATTATCAAGTTCATCCTGGCTTGACAATGATTTTAAGAAATCATTTGTTGAATCTATGGCATCGAGTTTGATTAGTTTCATTTAAGTAATTTAAATAACTTAATTTAATATTTTGTTAAGGACCAAAAATAATCACAAAATTTGGTAACTTTACAAATTCATATAAAATAATTCATGGCGAAAAAGACTATTAATAATGATGTTCTATTGGCGAACATAATCAAAGGAATTGAAGAAGTAAAAGGAAATGATATCGATATTCTTGACTTAAGAGAAATAGACACTGCTGTTTGTGACTATTTTGTTATTTGCAACGGAAGCTCAAATACTCAAGTTAACGCCATTGTAAACTCAATTCAAAAAACAGTATCTAAAGACTTAAAAGATAAACCTTGGCACGTAGAAGGAACCGATAATGCAGAATGGG
Coding sequences:
- the rsfS gene encoding ribosome silencing factor — its product is MAKKTINNDVLLANIIKGIEEVKGNDIDILDLREIDTAVCDYFVICNGSSNTQVNAIVNSIQKTVSKDLKDKPWHVEGTDNAEWVLMDYVHIVVHVFQKHIREYYNIESLWGDAKITTIENKY